ACAGTGACTACGCGCTGGCGACCAGTGGCATTGCTGGCCCGGATGGTGGCACAGAGGAAAAGCCAGTGGGTACTGTAGCGATTGCACTTGCCACCAAGGGCGGGGTATACAGCCAGATGGTGAAGTTGCCGCGGCGATCCCGGGACATGGTGCGTAAGGTCAGTGCTGCGGTGGCCTATGACATGCTGCGCCGTGAACTTAATGGTGAAGCCGTGATTGTGGATTACAGCTCCATCAGTCGTTATCCCAAGTAATGATTTAACCAAATAAAAACGCGGCTTAAGGGCCGCGTTTTATTTGTGGTTGAGGCTGCTATCAGGGCGTGAATTCCAGCACCAGTTTGCCGGGTTTCACCGTGATCCGCTCGGTCATTTCGGCCAGTTTCGCCTGAGTCGCATCTTCGGTATCCAGCACGTAAACAGGTTGGCTCTCGAGGAAGCCTCTGACCACCCGCATCAGCTCCGGCGCCAGGTCCTGCAACAGGCGTTTCAGCTCTGAGGGATTGGCACTCACATCCACCAATTGCAAGTCCCTCAGGTACACACCGTGGGCTTGTTTGTCGTACCAGGGCTTGGCTTCAAAGGTGGTGGTGAGAGTTGCCCGCAGCGGAATGAGCGGCGTTTTCACCTCGGCCAGACTGGTTGCCGTCACCGCCATGGTGTCCGCCTTGTGCCCAAGCTTGACCTCTATTTGGTTTACCGACACCCAGGCGCCCAGTGGGCCCGAGTTGTCTTTCACCTCAAGGCCAATCTCTTTATTGAGGTAGGATGCCATTTCCCGCTCACTGATGCTGTACTGGCTCACACAGCCAGACAGCAACAACAGCGCAGACACCGCCAGCAGGCGGATCATCCGGTGTTCCTCATGCCCGCTGCCACACCGGCGATGGTGAGCATCAGTGCCAGCTGCACCGATTCCGATGGCGTTTCTTCACGACGGGTACGGCCGAGAAGTTCCGCCTGCAGGAAGTTCAGCGGGTCGATATAGGGGTTTCTGAGCCGAACGGATTCACGGTTCCAGGGCGTGTGGGCCATCAGACTATCTTCTCCTGTCAGCGCCAACACGGCGTCCACACCGAGCGCCAGACGTTCACGCAGGGTAACCCCCAGGTGATGCAGCTGCTCGGGCACCAGACACTGCTCGTAGTAGCGGGCCAAATTCGGCTCTGCCTTGCTGTACACCATCTCCAGCATGGAGATGCGGGTGTTGAAGAAGGGCCAGTCCCGCTCCATTTCCCGCAGCAGGCCAAGTTCACCACGATCGGCTGCGGCTTTCAGTGCTTCACCGGCACCAAGCCAGGCAGGCAACATCAAGCGGTTTTGCGACCAGGCAAAAATCCAGGGAATGGCACGCAGGCTCTCGATACCACCATCGACACGACGTTTGGCAGGACGACTGCCCAGTGGCAGCTTACCCAGTTCTACCTCAGGCGTTGCTGCGCGGAAGTAAGGCACAAAGTCAGGCTCCTGACGCACTATGCCGCGATATGCCTCTACCGATTCATCGGCAATGCGC
This sequence is a window from Shewanella zhangzhouensis. Protein-coding genes within it:
- a CDS encoding DUF1439 domain-containing protein, translated to MIRLLAVSALLLLSGCVSQYSISEREMASYLNKEIGLEVKDNSGPLGAWVSVNQIEVKLGHKADTMAVTATSLAEVKTPLIPLRATLTTTFEAKPWYDKQAHGVYLRDLQLVDVSANPSELKRLLQDLAPELMRVVRGFLESQPVYVLDTEDATQAKLAEMTERITVKPGKLVLEFTP